In Labilibaculum sp. DW002, one DNA window encodes the following:
- a CDS encoding NAD(P)H-hydrate dehydratase, which produces MKVFSAEQISKIDTFTIEHEPIASIDLMERASSKIYNWIVGKFPSPQNCKIFIGPGNNGGDGLAVARMLAEKNYSVEVFLLKISDKIASDAQVNLSRIQNKKNLDIYELTSIDNMPWLFPDDIVIDAVFGSGLSRPLSGLALEIVNAINASEANVVSIDVPSGLMCEDNSTNNTRGIVQADYTLSFQFPKLAFLFPENAKYVGEWEVLPIDLHQEIIKSELTPYKILNREFVKSLLMPRKKFDHKGTYGHGLLISGSYGKMGAAILASRASLRSGIGLLTSHIPRLGYQIMQTAVPETMVSIDRSDIIFTEFPNLDQFKAIAIGPGIDKKQNSYKAMIDLLKEVKVPMVLDADAINIIGEHPELKDDLPMGCVFTPHMKEFERLVGKSKDSYTRNCMQREFAKEHQLTLVLKGAYTAICCPEGSCYFNPTGNPGMATAGSGDVLTGIILSLLSQGYSSHVAAIIGVYLHGLAGDLASVDLGIEALTASDIIDYLPKAWLKLKK; this is translated from the coding sequence ATGAAAGTATTCTCGGCCGAACAAATTTCAAAAATTGATACATTCACTATAGAACACGAGCCAATTGCTTCTATTGATTTAATGGAAAGAGCTTCATCTAAAATTTATAATTGGATCGTTGGGAAATTTCCTTCTCCTCAGAATTGCAAGATATTTATTGGACCTGGGAATAATGGAGGAGATGGTTTGGCTGTAGCTCGAATGCTTGCTGAGAAGAACTACTCTGTAGAAGTATTTCTGCTAAAAATAAGTGATAAAATAGCTTCAGATGCTCAGGTAAACTTGAGCCGAATTCAAAACAAAAAGAACCTGGATATTTATGAGCTTACCTCCATTGATAATATGCCTTGGTTGTTTCCAGATGACATCGTAATTGATGCTGTCTTTGGGTCAGGTTTGTCAAGACCATTAAGTGGATTGGCTCTTGAAATCGTGAATGCTATAAATGCTAGCGAGGCCAATGTTGTTTCTATCGATGTGCCATCAGGATTGATGTGTGAAGATAATTCTACGAACAATACGAGAGGAATTGTTCAAGCAGATTACACCTTAAGTTTTCAGTTTCCTAAATTGGCTTTTCTATTTCCTGAAAATGCTAAATATGTAGGCGAATGGGAAGTACTTCCAATCGACTTGCATCAAGAAATTATAAAATCAGAATTGACCCCTTATAAAATACTAAATAGAGAATTTGTAAAATCTCTTTTAATGCCAAGAAAGAAGTTCGATCACAAAGGAACTTATGGGCATGGTTTACTAATTAGTGGTAGTTATGGCAAAATGGGCGCAGCTATTTTGGCATCTCGCGCTAGTTTGCGTTCGGGAATAGGTTTGCTGACTTCTCATATTCCACGTTTGGGTTATCAAATAATGCAAACTGCAGTGCCTGAAACCATGGTTAGTATCGATCGATCGGATATTATTTTTACTGAATTCCCAAATTTAGATCAATTTAAGGCAATAGCTATTGGTCCTGGAATTGATAAAAAACAGAATTCCTACAAGGCAATGATCGATTTGCTAAAAGAGGTGAAAGTACCGATGGTCTTGGATGCAGATGCGATCAATATTATTGGTGAACATCCTGAGTTAAAAGATGACTTGCCAATGGGCTGTGTATTTACGCCTCATATGAAAGAATTTGAACGTTTGGTCGGAAAATCAAAGGATAGTTATACAAGAAACTGTATGCAAAGAGAATTTGCTAAAGAACATCAGCTTACATTGGTTTTAAAAGGAGCTTACACTGCAATTTGTTGTCCGGAAGGAAGTTGTTATTTTAATCCGACAGGAAATCCTGGAATGGCAACCGCAGGAAGTGGTGATGTACTAACTGGAATAATATTATCTTTGTTATCGCAAGGGTATTCTTCCCATGTGGCAGCAATAATAGGAGTGTATTTACATGGTTTAGCTGGCGATTTGGCATCTGTTGATCTTGGAATTGAAGCGCTTACAGCAAGTGATATTATCGACTATTTGCCAAAAGCATGGTTAAAACTAAAAAAATGA
- a CDS encoding DUF4287 domain-containing protein, producing the protein MDPALKTMIENMPEKTGKSLEEWKKILKKKSFEKHSEGVKYLKSEYNVTHGFANTIVTLSKEEDNTSEDLVESQYKGKEELIPIYEELIKYLKTLGSDVTITPKKGSVSIIRKRQFVLIKPATKTRIDLGLKIKDKPIANRLESSGPFGTMCTHRVRISELSEIDNELKAWILEAYEKSK; encoded by the coding sequence ATGGATCCTGCACTGAAGACGATGATTGAAAATATGCCTGAAAAAACGGGTAAATCATTAGAAGAATGGAAAAAAATATTGAAAAAAAAATCATTCGAAAAACATTCGGAAGGGGTTAAATATCTAAAATCTGAATATAATGTTACACATGGGTTTGCGAATACAATTGTAACACTATCAAAAGAAGAAGATAATACATCAGAAGATCTTGTGGAATCTCAATACAAGGGAAAAGAAGAATTAATTCCGATCTACGAAGAACTTATCAAGTATCTTAAAACCTTAGGTTCTGATGTTACTATTACTCCCAAAAAAGGAAGTGTCAGCATTATTCGTAAACGACAATTTGTTTTAATTAAACCCGCAACCAAAACAAGAATTGATTTAGGCTTGAAAATAAAAGACAAGCCAATAGCGAATAGGCTTGAAAGCTCTGGACCTTTTGGAACAATGTGTACCCATAGAGTGAGAATTTCTGAATTGTCGGAAATTGATAATGAATTGAAAGCTTGGATACTAGAAGCATACGAAAAATCGAAATAA
- a CDS encoding peptide MFS transporter: MFKGHPKGLIPAALANMGERFGFYTMMAILVLFLQAKFGLDGTAAGWIYATFYSSIYFLAILGGVIADKTKNYKGTILAGLLMMAFGYVLLAIPTPTPVPNLTLYLVATCVALAVIAFGNGLFKGNLQALVGQMYDDPKYDKVRDSGFSLFYMFINIGGIFAPMIAPSIRSWWLARSGFEYNANLPELCHQHLGGTLTEKAAERFHEIANQVSASPITDYTAFCNDYLNVFNEGFHYAFAVAIVAMLISLVIYLKNKANFPDPAKKAAEAKANNTTVTQMDVKEVKQRIYALLAVFGVVIFFWFSFHQNGLTLTMFARDYTVLNIGGFSFDPEIFQMANPFFVVFLTPVVVGIFGWLRNRGIEPSTPKKIAIGMFIAALAYVLMTFGSLNVPLFSEVTEMGGLPEADKVTPFLLVGAYFILTVAELFISPLGISFVSKVAPPQYQGLMQGLWLGATGAGNQLLVFGAMLYVGVPIWLTWTVFIGACAISMIIMLVMVKWLERVSE, encoded by the coding sequence ATGTTTAAAGGACATCCTAAAGGTCTGATTCCTGCTGCTTTAGCAAATATGGGTGAAAGATTCGGATTCTATACCATGATGGCTATCTTGGTATTATTCTTACAAGCTAAATTCGGTTTAGATGGAACCGCTGCTGGTTGGATTTATGCAACTTTCTATTCATCTATCTATTTCCTTGCTATTTTAGGTGGTGTTATTGCCGATAAAACTAAAAACTACAAAGGAACTATTCTCGCAGGTTTATTAATGATGGCTTTTGGATACGTGCTTCTTGCAATTCCAACTCCAACTCCAGTTCCAAACTTAACTTTATACCTAGTTGCAACCTGTGTTGCTTTAGCTGTAATTGCATTTGGTAATGGTTTATTCAAAGGTAACTTACAAGCCTTAGTAGGTCAGATGTACGATGATCCTAAGTATGATAAGGTTAGAGACTCAGGTTTCTCTTTATTCTATATGTTTATTAATATTGGTGGTATTTTTGCTCCAATGATTGCTCCATCTATTAGAAGTTGGTGGTTAGCAAGATCCGGTTTTGAATACAATGCCAATCTTCCTGAGCTATGTCATCAACACCTAGGCGGTACGCTTACAGAAAAAGCAGCGGAAAGATTTCATGAAATTGCAAACCAAGTAAGTGCTTCTCCTATTACTGACTATACTGCTTTTTGTAATGATTACTTAAATGTATTTAATGAAGGTTTCCATTATGCATTTGCTGTTGCGATTGTTGCTATGTTAATTTCATTGGTTATCTATCTTAAGAATAAAGCTAACTTCCCAGATCCTGCGAAAAAAGCTGCTGAAGCTAAAGCAAACAACACAACCGTTACTCAGATGGATGTTAAGGAAGTTAAGCAAAGAATCTACGCTTTATTAGCGGTATTCGGAGTTGTTATCTTCTTCTGGTTCTCTTTCCACCAAAATGGTTTAACTCTTACTATGTTTGCTAGAGATTATACTGTACTTAATATTGGTGGCTTTAGTTTTGATCCAGAGATTTTCCAAATGGCTAATCCATTCTTCGTAGTATTCTTAACTCCAGTTGTTGTAGGTATCTTCGGATGGTTACGTAACCGTGGAATTGAGCCATCTACCCCTAAGAAGATTGCAATTGGTATGTTTATCGCTGCATTAGCTTATGTATTGATGACTTTTGGTTCTCTTAATGTACCATTGTTCTCTGAAGTAACTGAGATGGGTGGTCTTCCTGAGGCTGATAAAGTAACTCCATTCCTATTGGTTGGTGCTTACTTCATCTTAACTGTTGCTGAGCTTTTCATTAGTCCACTTGGAATTTCTTTCGTATCGAAAGTAGCTCCTCCTCAGTATCAAGGTCTAATGCAAGGTCTTTGGTTAGGTGCAACAGGTGCTGGTAACCAGTTATTAGTATTTGGTGCTATGCTTTACGTTGGAGTACCTATCTGGTTAACTTGGACAGTATTTATTGGTGCATGTGCTATCTCAATGATCATCATGCTTGTAATGGTAAAATGGTTAGAAAGAGTTTCTGAATAA
- a CDS encoding DUF6787 family protein, with the protein MFEKLKKRWEINSNLQLILILITFSITGSLSVMVRKPIFEYLSIGPETNLMIKIIMSIIIITPAYQILLLIVGSILGQFRFFWNFEKKMISRFSSKKKKNTIHKEA; encoded by the coding sequence ATGTTTGAGAAACTTAAAAAACGTTGGGAGATCAATTCAAATCTTCAACTAATATTAATCCTTATTACCTTTTCCATAACTGGTAGTCTTTCAGTTATGGTGAGGAAACCAATATTTGAATACCTTTCTATTGGGCCCGAAACCAACCTGATGATCAAAATAATAATGAGTATTATTATCATCACTCCAGCTTATCAAATCCTATTATTAATTGTAGGTAGTATACTAGGGCAATTTCGATTTTTCTGGAATTTTGAAAAGAAAATGATTAGTCGCTTTTCATCTAAGAAAAAGAAAAACACCATTCACAAAGAAGCATAA
- the hemF gene encoding oxygen-dependent coproporphyrinogen oxidase — protein MHKEEIAEKFKQLQDRITKAIETTDGKASFIEDLWERDGGGGGRSRVIKEGNTIEKGGVNFSAVHGPLPEKIKTKLNVKGDEFFATGVSLIMHPENPYVPIVHMNVRYFELNDGTYWFGGGIDLTPIYIDKKEAANFHQALKTICGKYNPDFYPKFKTWADDYFFLSHRDETRGVGGIFFDHLNDSTGLSKDDLFAFVIEIGQLFAPLYAAIMKNKADYSYTEQEKDWQLHRRGRYVEFNLLQDKGTRFGIDTNGRTESILVSMPPEVKWTYQYEIKSNSKEEQTLNLLKKDIDWIA, from the coding sequence ATGCATAAAGAAGAAATCGCAGAGAAATTTAAACAACTACAAGATAGAATTACCAAGGCCATTGAGACTACTGATGGAAAAGCATCCTTTATTGAAGATCTTTGGGAACGAGATGGCGGTGGAGGCGGAAGAAGCCGAGTAATAAAAGAGGGAAATACAATTGAAAAAGGTGGGGTTAATTTCTCCGCTGTTCATGGTCCTCTTCCTGAAAAAATTAAAACTAAGCTCAATGTAAAAGGCGATGAGTTTTTTGCAACTGGCGTATCGCTTATTATGCATCCAGAGAATCCTTATGTACCCATTGTTCACATGAATGTTAGATATTTTGAGCTTAATGATGGTACCTATTGGTTTGGAGGAGGCATTGATCTTACACCAATATACATTGACAAGAAAGAAGCCGCAAACTTTCATCAGGCTCTAAAAACAATTTGTGGAAAATACAATCCTGATTTTTATCCAAAATTTAAAACTTGGGCTGATGATTATTTCTTTTTAAGCCATAGAGATGAGACAAGGGGTGTTGGGGGGATTTTCTTCGATCATCTAAATGATTCAACAGGTTTATCAAAAGATGACCTATTCGCTTTTGTAATTGAAATTGGACAGCTCTTTGCTCCACTCTATGCAGCAATCATGAAAAATAAAGCTGATTATTCATACACTGAGCAAGAAAAAGATTGGCAATTGCATCGACGTGGACGTTATGTGGAATTTAACCTTCTACAAGATAAAGGAACTCGTTTTGGAATAGACACCAATGGGCGTACCGAATCCATATTAGTAAGTATGCCGCCTGAAGTAAAGTGGACTTATCAATACGAGATTAAATCAAATTCCAAAGAGGAACAAACCTTAAATCTATTAAAGAAAGATATCGATTGGATTGCCTAA
- the hemH gene encoding ferrochelatase, which produces MSKKTTVLLINLGTPKSPSVKDVRSYLKEFLNDKRVIDIPWLLRKILVNLIIIPFRAKSSSKIYKELWTPKGSPLMIYAEKVQKLLQDKLDDNYTVEMAMRYQQPSMKSVLAKIQKEMPAKLIIFPMYPQYASSSTGSTIERVMELMKSWEVIPEVNIINQFFEDPDYIKIIADNARKNNLDDFEHFVFSFHGLPIRQINKVHPGRNCKTCDCDKKFNRETDYYCYKSTCYENARLIAQELNIPKEKYTVGFQSRLDKDWLEPFADKLMVKLAKEGKKNIMVFSPAFVADCLETTIEIGIEYREIFEENGGEKLALVESLNDHPKWIETLKDLVVKS; this is translated from the coding sequence ATGTCGAAAAAAACAACTGTTCTTCTTATCAATCTTGGCACCCCTAAAAGCCCAAGTGTTAAAGACGTACGCTCATACTTAAAGGAGTTTCTAAATGACAAACGAGTTATTGATATTCCCTGGCTTCTTCGTAAGATATTAGTCAACCTTATCATTATTCCATTTCGGGCAAAATCTTCTTCAAAAATATATAAAGAGCTCTGGACACCTAAAGGTTCTCCTTTAATGATATATGCTGAAAAGGTACAGAAACTGCTTCAAGACAAATTGGATGATAATTATACGGTTGAAATGGCAATGCGCTATCAGCAACCATCCATGAAAAGTGTCTTGGCTAAAATCCAAAAAGAGATGCCCGCAAAACTGATCATTTTCCCAATGTATCCTCAGTACGCTTCTTCATCAACAGGTTCGACTATAGAAAGGGTTATGGAATTGATGAAATCATGGGAAGTTATTCCTGAGGTTAATATCATCAATCAGTTTTTCGAAGACCCTGATTACATCAAAATTATTGCCGATAATGCACGCAAGAATAATTTGGATGATTTTGAACATTTTGTTTTCTCATTTCATGGACTTCCCATCAGACAAATTAATAAAGTACACCCTGGAAGAAATTGTAAAACCTGTGATTGTGATAAAAAATTCAATCGTGAAACCGACTACTATTGCTATAAATCTACTTGTTACGAAAATGCCAGATTAATCGCCCAAGAACTAAATATTCCTAAAGAAAAGTATACAGTCGGCTTTCAATCTCGATTAGACAAAGATTGGCTTGAGCCATTTGCAGATAAACTGATGGTTAAGCTAGCAAAAGAGGGTAAGAAGAACATTATGGTTTTTAGCCCTGCTTTTGTTGCAGATTGCTTAGAAACAACCATAGAAATTGGCATTGAATATCGAGAAATATTTGAAGAAAACGGTGGCGAAAAACTAGCTTTGGTAGAAAGCCTTAACGATCATCCTAAATGGATTGAAACTTTAAAAGACTTGGTAGTTAAGTCTTAA